From the Microbacterium thalassium genome, one window contains:
- a CDS encoding DUF885 domain-containing protein gives MTNPSRTPSQIDAIAEAWVDTVADLSPSTATYIGRSEHNERLEDLSPAGHERVAEEIRRTLGAVREATPVDAIDEVTKTDLVRDLELSLELHHAQWDLRDVNVIASPAQNLRGVFDLMPTDTADDWEVVSKRLRALPAALDGYVETLRAGIAGDVVPARRQVLEVVAQIERYTAPSGFFAEFAGNAAPKEGQLPAALARDLADNANAVRVAYDRLADILRTELAPAASEEDAVGRDLYALHSRRFLGAAVDLDETYEWGVEELARMVAEQESIANEIKPGATVEEAVAFLEADASHKLHGTDALQKWMQETSDRAIEELGRTHFDIPEPIRALECMIAPTQEGGIYYTGPTDDFSRPGRMWWSVPEGVTEFDTWRELTTVYHEGVPGHHLQIAQQVYNRAELNSWRRLLAGTSGHAEGWALYAERLMEQLGYLDDPADRLGMLDGQRMRAARVVLDIGVHLGKPRPDGQGTWDADYALEFMRANVNMPDAFVRFEVNRYLGWPGQAPSYKVGQRIWEQLRDEVAEREGDDFSIKAFHKRALNIGSVGLDTLRTALVG, from the coding sequence ATGACCAACCCTTCCCGTACTCCGTCGCAGATCGACGCGATCGCCGAGGCCTGGGTCGACACCGTCGCCGATCTGTCGCCCTCGACCGCCACCTACATCGGTCGCTCCGAGCACAACGAGCGCCTCGAGGACCTCTCGCCGGCCGGACACGAGCGCGTCGCGGAGGAGATCCGCCGCACGCTCGGCGCCGTGCGCGAGGCGACGCCCGTCGACGCGATCGACGAGGTGACCAAGACCGACCTCGTGCGCGACCTCGAGCTCTCGCTCGAGCTGCACCACGCGCAGTGGGATCTTCGCGATGTGAACGTCATCGCGAGCCCCGCACAGAACCTGCGCGGCGTGTTCGACCTGATGCCGACCGACACCGCCGACGACTGGGAGGTCGTCTCGAAGCGCCTGCGCGCGCTTCCGGCCGCCCTCGACGGCTACGTCGAGACGCTGCGCGCGGGGATCGCCGGGGATGTCGTCCCCGCACGCCGCCAGGTCCTCGAGGTCGTCGCCCAGATCGAGCGCTACACGGCGCCGTCCGGCTTCTTCGCCGAATTCGCCGGCAACGCCGCGCCGAAGGAGGGCCAGCTGCCGGCCGCCCTCGCCCGCGACCTCGCCGACAACGCCAACGCGGTGCGCGTCGCATACGACCGGCTCGCCGACATCCTGCGCACCGAGCTCGCTCCGGCCGCGAGCGAGGAGGACGCCGTCGGCCGCGACCTCTACGCGCTTCACTCGCGCCGCTTCCTCGGCGCCGCCGTCGACCTCGACGAGACGTACGAGTGGGGTGTCGAGGAACTCGCGCGCATGGTCGCCGAGCAGGAGTCGATCGCGAACGAGATCAAGCCCGGCGCCACCGTCGAAGAGGCCGTCGCGTTCCTCGAGGCCGACGCCTCGCACAAGCTGCACGGCACCGACGCCCTCCAGAAGTGGATGCAGGAGACCTCGGATCGTGCGATCGAGGAGCTCGGCCGCACCCACTTCGACATCCCCGAGCCCATCCGCGCGCTCGAGTGCATGATCGCGCCGACGCAGGAGGGCGGGATCTACTACACCGGTCCCACCGACGACTTCTCGCGCCCCGGGCGCATGTGGTGGTCGGTGCCCGAGGGGGTCACCGAGTTCGACACGTGGCGCGAGCTGACCACCGTCTACCACGAGGGCGTCCCCGGGCATCACCTGCAGATCGCCCAGCAGGTCTACAACCGTGCCGAGCTGAACTCGTGGCGTCGACTGCTGGCCGGCACCAGCGGGCACGCCGAGGGGTGGGCCCTGTACGCCGAGCGCCTCATGGAGCAGCTCGGCTACCTCGACGACCCGGCCGATCGCCTGGGGATGCTCGACGGTCAGCGCATGCGCGCCGCGCGCGTGGTCCTCGACATCGGTGTGCACCTGGGCAAGCCGCGCCCCGACGGACAGGGGACGTGGGATGCCGACTACGCGCTGGAGTTCATGCGCGCCAACGTCAACATGCCCGACGCCTTCGTCCGGTTCGAGGTGAACCGCTACCTCGGCTGGCCGGGCCAGGCCCCCAGCTACAAGGTGGGGCAGCGCATCTGGGAGCAGCTGCGCGACGAGGTCGCCGAGCGCGAGGGCGACGACTTCTCGATCAAGGCGTTCCACAAGCGGGCGCTGAACATCGGCAGCGTCGGCCTCGACACGCTGCGCACCGCGCTGGTCGGCTGA
- the polA gene encoding DNA polymerase I: MTDSAKPTLLVVDGHSLAYRAFYALPIDNFSTKDGQHTNGIYGFLAMLVNLIKAERPTHMAVAFDTSRQSFRTREYAEYKANRSETPAEFKGQIPLLQDCLDAMGITVLQKEDIEADDILATLATQGAERGYEVLVCSGDRDTIQLVNDDITLLYPNVQGVSQLKRYDPAAVVEKYGLPPAQYPDIAALVGETSDNLPGVPKVGEKTAVKWLTQFGTLDELLERSGEIKGVVGGNLREHLDDVRRNRALNSLLRDVELPVTVDELAVRPLDAQAVRDIFARLEFRTLLPRVFEAAGVDEAMAPVQQAPAASMPAPAEPDAAGLLAFVEGATGEVGVTVVTEGGLPVRIGVATADAAAEATWSDELAAAIGPWLASAAAKVMSDAKPQVKALRRAGIRFDALAFDPIIAGWLVRPSFPDKTLADLVERYLDEKLPEADPTQLVPETEGATPGQLAWFALRVADALRAEMPAAVASVLTDIELPTLQALADMELAGVAVSHDKLSEFSGELGRRADGIAQEAFATIGREVNLGSPKQLQEVLFEDLGLPKTRKTKTGYSTDAAVLADLQEKSPHPFLDLLLQHREATKLRQIIESLDGSIAADARIHTTYVQTGSQTGRLSSTDPNLQNIPVRTVESRRIRAAFEVGEGYETLLTADYSQIEMRIMAHLSEDPGLIEAFNSGEDLHRFVGARVFGVEPEDVTPAMRTKVKAMSYGLVYGLSAFGLSKQLRIEQSEAKQLMLEYFARFGAVRDYLRSSVEQARIDGYTETIFGRRRPFPDLGSPNRVLRENAERAALNAPIQGSAADIMKIALFRIHREFLDADMRSRVLLQIHDELVVEVAPGEWDAAERIVRDRMGDAAELTVPLDVQIGRGEDWDEAAH; the protein is encoded by the coding sequence GTGACGGACTCCGCAAAGCCTACCCTCCTGGTCGTCGACGGCCACTCGCTGGCGTATCGGGCGTTCTACGCCCTTCCGATCGACAACTTCTCGACCAAGGACGGCCAGCACACCAACGGCATCTACGGGTTCCTGGCGATGCTGGTCAACCTCATCAAGGCCGAGCGCCCGACGCACATGGCGGTCGCCTTCGACACGTCCCGTCAGTCGTTCCGCACGCGCGAGTACGCCGAGTACAAGGCGAACCGCTCCGAGACGCCCGCGGAGTTCAAGGGGCAGATCCCGCTCCTGCAGGACTGTCTGGACGCGATGGGCATCACGGTCCTGCAGAAGGAGGACATCGAGGCCGACGACATCCTCGCCACGCTCGCCACGCAGGGCGCCGAGCGCGGGTACGAGGTCCTGGTGTGCTCGGGCGACCGCGACACGATCCAGCTCGTGAACGACGACATCACGCTCCTCTACCCGAACGTGCAGGGCGTGTCGCAGCTCAAGCGCTACGACCCGGCTGCCGTGGTCGAGAAGTACGGTCTGCCGCCCGCCCAGTACCCCGACATCGCGGCCCTCGTCGGCGAGACCAGCGACAACCTCCCGGGCGTGCCCAAGGTGGGGGAGAAGACCGCCGTGAAGTGGCTGACCCAGTTCGGCACGCTCGACGAACTGCTCGAGCGCTCCGGCGAGATCAAGGGCGTCGTGGGCGGCAACCTGCGCGAGCACCTCGACGACGTCCGCCGCAACCGGGCGCTCAACAGCCTGCTGCGCGACGTCGAGCTCCCGGTGACGGTGGACGAGCTGGCGGTCCGCCCCCTCGACGCCCAGGCCGTGCGCGACATCTTCGCCCGGCTGGAGTTCCGCACGCTGCTGCCGCGCGTGTTCGAGGCGGCCGGCGTCGACGAGGCGATGGCGCCGGTCCAGCAGGCTCCCGCGGCGTCGATGCCCGCGCCGGCCGAACCCGACGCCGCCGGTCTGCTGGCCTTCGTCGAGGGGGCGACCGGCGAGGTCGGCGTCACCGTCGTGACCGAGGGCGGTCTGCCCGTGCGCATCGGCGTCGCGACGGCGGACGCCGCGGCCGAGGCGACCTGGAGCGACGAGCTCGCCGCCGCCATCGGGCCCTGGCTGGCCTCGGCCGCGGCGAAGGTCATGAGCGATGCGAAGCCTCAGGTGAAGGCGCTGCGCCGTGCCGGCATCCGCTTCGACGCTCTGGCGTTCGATCCGATCATCGCGGGATGGCTCGTGCGGCCGAGCTTCCCCGACAAGACCCTCGCCGACCTGGTGGAGCGGTACCTGGACGAGAAGCTCCCCGAGGCGGACCCCACCCAGCTCGTGCCCGAGACCGAAGGCGCCACGCCGGGCCAGCTGGCGTGGTTCGCGCTGCGCGTCGCCGACGCACTGCGCGCCGAGATGCCGGCCGCGGTGGCATCCGTCCTCACCGACATCGAGCTGCCCACGCTCCAGGCCCTCGCCGACATGGAGCTGGCGGGCGTCGCGGTCTCGCACGACAAGCTCTCGGAGTTCTCGGGCGAGCTCGGCCGGCGGGCCGACGGCATCGCCCAGGAGGCTTTCGCCACGATCGGCCGCGAGGTCAACCTCGGCTCGCCGAAGCAGCTGCAGGAGGTGCTCTTCGAGGATCTCGGGCTGCCGAAGACCCGCAAGACCAAGACCGGCTACTCCACGGACGCCGCCGTGCTCGCCGATCTGCAGGAGAAGAGCCCGCACCCGTTCCTGGACCTGCTGCTCCAGCACCGCGAAGCGACCAAGCTGCGCCAGATCATCGAGTCGCTCGACGGCTCGATCGCCGCCGACGCACGCATCCACACCACCTACGTGCAGACCGGCAGCCAGACCGGCCGCCTGAGCAGCACCGACCCGAATCTTCAGAACATCCCCGTGCGCACGGTCGAGAGCCGCCGCATCCGCGCCGCGTTCGAGGTGGGCGAGGGATACGAGACCCTGCTGACGGCGGACTACTCGCAGATCGAGATGCGGATCATGGCGCATCTGTCCGAGGATCCGGGCCTCATCGAGGCGTTCAACTCCGGCGAGGATCTGCACCGTTTCGTCGGCGCACGCGTGTTCGGCGTGGAGCCCGAGGACGTCACACCGGCGATGCGCACCAAGGTCAAGGCGATGTCGTACGGCCTGGTCTACGGCCTGTCGGCGTTCGGACTGTCCAAGCAGCTGCGCATCGAGCAGTCCGAGGCCAAGCAGCTCATGCTGGAGTACTTCGCGCGCTTCGGCGCCGTGCGCGACTATCTGCGCTCGTCGGTCGAGCAGGCGCGCATCGACGGCTACACCGAGACGATCTTCGGCCGACGCCGGCCGTTCCCCGACCTCGGCAGCCCCAACCGCGTGCTGCGCGAGAACGCCGAGCGCGCGGCGCTCAACGCCCCCATCCAGGGCAGCGCCGCCGACATCATGAAGATCGCGCTGTTCCGGATCCACCGCGAGTTCCTCGACGCCGACATGCGCTCCCGCGTCCTGCTGCAGATCCACGACGAGCTCGTGGTCGAGGTCGCGCCGGGGGAGTGGGACGCGGCCGAGCGGATCGTGCGCGATCGCATGGGCGATGCCGCCGAACTGACGGTGCCACTGGATGTGCAGATCGGCCGCGGCGAGGACTGGGACGAGGCCGCGCACTGA
- a CDS encoding hotdog fold thioesterase, whose protein sequence is MTEHAPANVNGLEWAARRGLGALADKMGMRFTEFTVDRAVATMPVEGNTQPVGLMHGGAYVVLGESLGSMSANLYAGPGRLAVGVDINATHTRSATSGLVTAVCTPVHLGRSLTVHEIVVTDDQGRRCSTIRITNMIKDVESATSPAPTA, encoded by the coding sequence ATGACCGAGCACGCCCCCGCGAACGTCAACGGACTCGAGTGGGCCGCCCGGCGCGGGCTCGGCGCGCTCGCGGACAAGATGGGCATGCGGTTCACGGAGTTCACCGTCGACCGTGCGGTCGCCACGATGCCGGTCGAGGGCAACACGCAGCCGGTCGGGCTCATGCACGGCGGCGCATACGTCGTGCTGGGCGAGTCGCTCGGTTCGATGTCGGCGAACCTGTACGCGGGTCCCGGGCGCCTCGCGGTCGGCGTCGACATCAACGCCACGCACACGCGGTCGGCGACGTCCGGCCTCGTGACGGCGGTGTGCACGCCGGTCCACCTCGGACGGTCGCTGACGGTGCACGAGATCGTCGTCACCGACGATCAGGGACGCCGCTGCTCCACCATCCGCATCACGAACATGATCAAGGACGTCGAGAGCGCGACGTCCCCGGCACCCACGGCGTAG
- a CDS encoding ANTAR domain-containing response regulator, whose product MTEQEQNAPAASSTPRRVVVAEDESLIRLDIVEILRDNGFDVVGEAGDGETAVALATELRPDLVIMDVKMPQLDGISAAEKLSKSHIAPVVLLTAFSQKELVERASEAGALAYVVKPFTPNDLLPAIEIALARYEQIITLEAEVADMVERFETRKLVDRAKGLLNEKMGLSEPEAFRWIQKASMDRRLTMQDVAKAIIEQLAPKKA is encoded by the coding sequence GTGACCGAGCAAGAGCAGAACGCCCCCGCAGCCAGTTCGACCCCCCGTCGCGTCGTCGTGGCGGAGGACGAGTCGCTGATCCGCCTCGACATCGTCGAGATCCTGCGTGACAACGGCTTCGACGTGGTCGGCGAGGCCGGCGATGGAGAGACCGCGGTCGCGCTCGCGACCGAGCTGCGTCCCGACCTCGTGATCATGGACGTCAAGATGCCGCAGCTGGACGGCATCTCGGCGGCCGAGAAGCTCAGCAAGAGCCACATCGCCCCCGTCGTGCTCCTCACCGCCTTCAGCCAGAAGGAGCTCGTCGAGCGCGCGAGCGAGGCCGGCGCCCTCGCGTACGTCGTGAAGCCGTTCACCCCGAACGACCTGCTGCCGGCGATCGAGATCGCGCTGGCCCGCTACGAGCAGATCATCACGCTCGAGGCCGAGGTCGCCGACATGGTCGAGCGCTTCGAGACCCGCAAGCTCGTGGACCGCGCGAAGGGTCTGCTCAACGAGAAGATGGGCCTGAGCGAGCCCGAGGCGTTCCGCTGGATCCAGAAGGCGTCGATGGACCGTCGCCTCACCATGCAGGACGTCGCGAAGGCGATCATCGAGCAGCTGGCGCCCAAGAAGGCCTGA
- a CDS encoding SHOCT domain-containing protein, translated as MGLLGDFFWILLWSFYFMAYIYIVVLVIMDLFRDEELNGWLKAVWIVFLVFVPFLTGLVYIIARGRGMAARTQGRRAAVPEEDDYRPAASASPSEDIARAKALLDSGAISQGEFDALKSKALGNQYFGA; from the coding sequence ATGGGTCTGCTGGGGGATTTCTTCTGGATCCTGCTGTGGAGCTTCTACTTCATGGCGTACATCTACATCGTGGTGCTCGTCATCATGGACCTGTTCCGCGACGAGGAGCTCAACGGCTGGTTGAAGGCGGTGTGGATCGTCTTCCTCGTGTTCGTGCCGTTCCTGACCGGACTGGTGTACATCATCGCGCGGGGCAGGGGCATGGCCGCCCGCACACAGGGCCGTCGCGCCGCCGTGCCCGAGGAGGACGACTACCGGCCCGCGGCCTCGGCGAGTCCGTCCGAGGACATCGCGCGCGCCAAGGCGCTGCTCGACTCCGGCGCCATCAGCCAGGGGGAGTTCGACGCGCTCAAGAGCAAGGCGCTGGGCAACCAGTACTTCGGAGCGTGA
- the pyk gene encoding pyruvate kinase: MRRAKIVATLGPATSSYEMVRAIIDAGVDVARFNLSHGDYSVHENNFANVRKAADDAGRSVAALVDLQGPKIRLGKFAAGPHDLAEGDIFKITIEDIAGTKEICGTTFKGLPQDVEAGDMLLIDDGKVRVEVVETDGTVVTTKVVVGGPVSDNKGINLPGVAVNVPALSEKDEADLRWALKARADFIALSFVRNAKDVQRVHTIMAEEGYRIPVIAKIEKPQAVDNLEEIIDAFDGIMVARGDLGVELPLEAVPIVQKRAVELCRRMAKPVIVATQMLESMIHSPVPTRAETSDVANAVLDGADAVMLSGETSVGEYPTIVVETMARIIEATEEHGLERIAKLQNKPRTQGGAITLAAMEVAEFVDAKYLCIFTESGDTARRMSRLRPGIPTIGFATDPAIRRRMAITWGVRSTLVQPVSHTDRMFIQVDDYLLSNDLATVGDKVVVISGSPPGIIGSTNDIRIHRVGDAVHGKAPVYRE, translated from the coding sequence ATGAGACGCGCCAAGATCGTCGCCACGCTGGGACCTGCGACTTCGTCGTACGAGATGGTGCGAGCCATCATCGACGCCGGAGTCGACGTCGCTCGATTCAACCTGAGCCACGGGGACTACTCGGTCCACGAGAACAACTTCGCCAATGTGCGCAAGGCGGCCGACGACGCCGGGCGCTCGGTCGCGGCGCTCGTCGACCTGCAGGGGCCCAAGATCCGCCTCGGCAAGTTCGCCGCCGGCCCCCACGACCTCGCCGAGGGCGACATCTTCAAGATCACGATCGAGGACATCGCCGGCACCAAGGAGATCTGCGGAACGACGTTCAAGGGGCTGCCCCAGGACGTCGAGGCCGGCGACATGCTCCTGATCGACGACGGCAAGGTCCGCGTCGAGGTCGTCGAGACCGACGGCACCGTCGTCACCACGAAGGTCGTCGTCGGCGGCCCGGTCTCGGACAACAAGGGCATCAACCTGCCCGGCGTCGCCGTCAACGTCCCCGCGCTCAGCGAGAAGGACGAAGCCGACCTGCGATGGGCTCTCAAAGCCCGCGCGGACTTCATCGCGCTGTCGTTCGTGCGCAACGCCAAGGACGTCCAGCGCGTGCACACGATCATGGCCGAGGAGGGGTACCGCATCCCCGTCATCGCCAAGATCGAGAAGCCGCAGGCGGTGGACAACCTCGAGGAGATCATCGACGCGTTCGACGGCATCATGGTCGCCCGCGGCGACCTGGGCGTCGAGCTGCCGCTCGAGGCCGTGCCGATCGTGCAGAAGCGCGCCGTCGAGCTGTGCCGCCGCATGGCGAAGCCCGTCATCGTGGCGACCCAGATGCTCGAGTCGATGATCCACAGCCCGGTTCCCACGCGCGCCGAGACGAGCGACGTCGCCAACGCCGTGCTCGACGGTGCGGATGCCGTCATGCTCTCGGGCGAGACGAGCGTCGGCGAGTATCCGACGATCGTCGTCGAGACCATGGCCCGCATCATCGAGGCCACCGAGGAGCACGGGCTCGAGCGCATCGCGAAGCTCCAGAACAAGCCCCGCACGCAGGGCGGCGCCATCACGCTCGCCGCGATGGAGGTGGCCGAGTTCGTCGACGCCAAGTACCTGTGCATCTTCACGGAGTCCGGCGACACCGCGCGGCGCATGTCGCGCCTGCGCCCCGGCATCCCGACGATCGGCTTCGCGACCGACCCCGCGATCCGCCGCCGCATGGCGATCACGTGGGGCGTGCGCTCGACCCTCGTGCAGCCGGTGTCCCACACCGACCGCATGTTCATCCAGGTGGACGACTACCTGCTGTCGAACGATCTCGCCACGGTCGGCGACAAGGTCGTGGTGATCTCCGGCTCGCCTCCCGGCATCATCGGCTCGACCAACGACATCCGCATCCACCGTGTCGGCGACGCCGTGCACGGAAAGGCTCCGGTGTACCGCGAGTAG
- a CDS encoding glutamate synthase subunit beta yields MADPKGFLKVTERELPARRPVPVRIMDWKEVYEHGDAGVLRRQAGRCMDCGIPFCHQGCPLGNLIPEWNDLTWRGEGRAAIERLHATNNFPEFTGRLCPAPCESACVLGINQPAVTIKQIEVSTIDEAFANGWVEPEPPGRLTGKTVAVVGSGPAGLAAAQQLTRAGHTVAVFERDDRIGGLLRYGIPDFKMEKRHLETRLRQMRDEGTRFRAGVEIGRDITWDDLRTRYDAVLIATGATVPRELPLPGRDLAGVHFAMEYLVESNRATGGDAVPNQITAEGKHVIVIGGGDTGADCIGTAHRHGALSVTNLAIGKRPPEDRPEHEPWPMSPRVFEVQSAHEEGGERAYLASTVEFLGNDAGEVRALRVAETEFVDGRRVPKSGTEREIPADLVLIAMGFTGPEQAHLSEQLGTQFTGRGNVQREDDYQTVTPGVFAAGDAGRGQSLIVWAIAEGRAAAARIDEYLMGETELPAPVHPTDVAIGLAHA; encoded by the coding sequence GTGGCTGACCCGAAGGGCTTTCTGAAGGTCACCGAGCGGGAGCTCCCCGCGCGGCGACCGGTTCCCGTCCGCATCATGGACTGGAAAGAGGTGTACGAGCACGGCGACGCGGGGGTCCTGCGGCGCCAGGCCGGGCGCTGCATGGACTGCGGCATCCCGTTCTGCCACCAGGGCTGCCCGCTGGGCAACCTGATCCCGGAGTGGAACGACCTGACGTGGCGCGGCGAGGGCCGCGCGGCGATCGAGCGCCTGCACGCCACGAACAACTTCCCCGAGTTCACCGGGCGGCTCTGCCCCGCGCCGTGCGAGAGCGCGTGCGTGCTCGGCATCAACCAGCCCGCCGTGACGATCAAGCAGATCGAGGTCTCGACGATCGACGAGGCGTTCGCCAACGGCTGGGTCGAGCCCGAGCCTCCGGGGCGCCTGACGGGCAAGACCGTCGCCGTGGTGGGCTCCGGCCCCGCCGGCCTCGCCGCCGCCCAGCAGCTCACCCGCGCGGGCCACACCGTCGCGGTCTTCGAGCGCGACGACCGCATCGGCGGGCTGCTGCGCTACGGCATCCCCGACTTCAAGATGGAGAAGCGTCATCTCGAGACGCGGCTGCGGCAGATGCGCGACGAGGGCACACGGTTCCGCGCCGGCGTCGAGATCGGTCGCGACATCACGTGGGACGACCTGCGCACCCGCTACGACGCGGTCCTGATCGCGACCGGCGCCACGGTTCCCCGCGAGCTGCCGCTGCCGGGCCGGGACCTCGCCGGCGTCCACTTCGCCATGGAGTACCTCGTGGAGTCCAACCGCGCCACGGGCGGCGACGCGGTGCCCAACCAGATCACCGCCGAGGGCAAGCACGTCATCGTCATCGGCGGCGGCGACACCGGTGCGGACTGCATCGGCACGGCGCACCGTCACGGGGCGCTCAGCGTCACCAACCTCGCGATCGGCAAGCGGCCGCCCGAGGATCGTCCCGAGCACGAGCCGTGGCCCATGTCGCCGCGCGTCTTCGAGGTCCAGTCGGCACACGAAGAGGGCGGCGAGCGGGCGTACCTCGCCTCGACGGTCGAGTTCCTCGGCAACGACGCGGGCGAGGTGCGGGCGCTGCGCGTGGCCGAGACCGAGTTCGTCGACGGCCGCCGCGTCCCCAAGAGCGGAACCGAGCGCGAGATCCCCGCGGACCTCGTGCTCATCGCGATGGGCTTCACCGGTCCGGAGCAGGCCCACCTGAGCGAGCAGCTCGGCACGCAGTTCACGGGCCGTGGCAACGTCCAGCGCGAGGACGACTACCAGACCGTCACGCCGGGCGTCTTCGCCGCCGGCGACGCCGGACGCGGGCAGTCGCTCATCGTCTGGGCGATCGCCGAGGGCCGCGCGGCCGCCGCGCGCATCGACGAGTACCTCATGGGCGAGACCGAGCTGCCCGCTCCCGTTCACCCCACGGATGTCGCGATCGGTCTGGCGCACGCGTAG